The following proteins are co-located in the Mycolicibacterium goodii genome:
- a CDS encoding iron-siderophore ABC transporter substrate-binding protein yields MTRKQRNRHPNWHRKWRRAITPVIAALVAAVAAVAMVSACSSESAPAAESDTTTITHKFGETKVPANPTRVVTVGWTDQDFVLPLGVVPVSAREFSENYNDLPWVKEATDGKGIPTWGSDSIDFEAIAAQKPDLILAIYETIDQQTYDRLSQIAPTVIQSADYADEETPWDVQLLTTGKALGKEAEAKELVNEVQGKIDEARRNNPEFDGKTLVVDFGPADGGHYLLGENDPRRSLFTALGFMTQDVVGDVSEEKLGLLDRDVLFVNGATREELITSPAFERLGVVRDGRTLYTTFESKLSDALTYGGPDSMLYALDVLTPQLANALNGRPVADLSNA; encoded by the coding sequence GTGACACGCAAGCAACGAAACAGGCATCCGAACTGGCACCGAAAGTGGCGGCGAGCCATCACGCCGGTCATCGCGGCCCTTGTCGCGGCCGTGGCCGCGGTCGCCATGGTGAGCGCCTGCAGTTCCGAATCGGCGCCCGCGGCCGAATCCGACACCACCACCATCACCCACAAGTTCGGCGAGACAAAGGTTCCCGCGAATCCGACCCGCGTGGTCACGGTCGGGTGGACCGACCAGGACTTCGTCCTGCCCCTTGGTGTGGTGCCGGTGAGTGCACGTGAATTCTCGGAGAACTACAACGATCTGCCGTGGGTCAAGGAAGCCACCGACGGCAAAGGAATACCCACCTGGGGCTCGGATTCGATCGACTTCGAAGCCATCGCGGCACAGAAGCCCGATTTGATTCTGGCAATCTATGAGACCATCGATCAGCAAACCTACGACAGGCTGTCGCAGATCGCACCGACGGTCATCCAGTCCGCCGACTACGCCGACGAGGAAACCCCTTGGGATGTCCAGCTTCTCACCACGGGCAAGGCGCTCGGTAAGGAGGCCGAGGCCAAGGAACTGGTGAACGAGGTTCAGGGCAAGATCGACGAGGCGCGCAGGAACAATCCGGAGTTCGACGGCAAGACCCTCGTGGTCGACTTCGGTCCGGCCGACGGGGGGCACTACCTGCTCGGCGAAAACGACCCGCGCCGTTCGCTGTTCACCGCGCTGGGCTTCATGACGCAGGACGTGGTCGGCGATGTCAGCGAGGAGAAGCTCGGCCTGCTCGATCGCGACGTACTGTTCGTCAACGGTGCCACCAGGGAGGAACTGATCACCTCGCCGGCCTTCGAACGGCTCGGCGTGGTCCGTGACGGACGCACCCTGTACACCACCTTCGAGTCCAAGCTCAGCGATGCACTGACCTACGGCGGGCCGGATTCGATGCTCTACGCACTCGATGTGCTGACCCCGCAGCTCGCGAACGCGCTGAACGGCCGCCCGGTGGCCGACCTGTCGAACGCCTGA
- a CDS encoding lysine N(6)-hydroxylase/L-ornithine N(5)-oxygenase family protein, translating to MQSIDHLNGRNGDNPELDVIGVGFGPSNLALAIAIREYNETHADQINAEFVEIKPEFGWHTGMLIPGATMQISFLKDLATQRNPTSEFTFLNYLTERRRLTEFINFKTFFPTRLEFHDYLTWAAEKVGATVHYGSRVVSVRDVDGAFDITVTGATDAILRARNVVIAGGLEPLLPHGVQRTRRQIHNHGLLHDLAAMPAPRHNRYVVVGAGQSAAEVCAYLHDLSPQTEVHGVFAKYGYSPADDSPFANRVFDPDAVDDFFLADPGVRRQLINYHRSTNYSAVDLELIEELYAREYAERVAGRRRLFLRGASSVQHTEEDDDGVRVHIRHHPTGTVDELECDAVVYATGFLPARLDGILGALYDDLVLEDGHPVVSRDYRLATVPPTAGGLYIQGNTEHTHGLTSSLLSNIAVRSHEILDSIVTAANDRLSPVGSDA from the coding sequence ATGCAGAGCATCGACCATCTCAACGGCCGCAACGGGGACAACCCCGAGCTCGACGTCATCGGAGTCGGTTTCGGGCCGTCCAACCTCGCGCTGGCGATCGCGATCCGCGAGTACAACGAGACCCACGCCGACCAGATCAACGCCGAGTTCGTCGAGATCAAACCCGAATTCGGCTGGCACACCGGGATGTTGATCCCCGGCGCCACGATGCAGATCTCCTTCCTCAAAGACCTCGCCACCCAACGGAACCCGACGAGTGAGTTCACGTTCCTGAACTACCTCACCGAGCGGCGCCGGCTCACCGAGTTCATCAACTTCAAGACGTTCTTCCCCACCCGCCTGGAGTTCCACGACTACCTGACCTGGGCGGCCGAAAAGGTCGGCGCGACGGTGCATTACGGCTCACGCGTGGTGTCGGTGCGCGACGTCGACGGAGCCTTCGACATCACCGTGACCGGTGCGACCGACGCAATCCTGCGGGCGCGCAACGTCGTCATCGCGGGCGGTCTCGAGCCGCTGCTTCCCCATGGCGTCCAGCGCACCCGTCGCCAGATCCACAACCACGGGCTGCTGCACGACCTCGCGGCCATGCCTGCGCCGCGTCACAACCGGTACGTCGTCGTCGGCGCCGGGCAGAGCGCGGCCGAGGTGTGCGCCTATCTGCACGATCTCTCACCGCAGACCGAGGTCCACGGAGTCTTCGCGAAATACGGTTACAGCCCGGCCGACGACAGCCCGTTCGCCAACCGCGTCTTCGATCCCGACGCGGTGGACGACTTCTTCCTCGCCGACCCGGGCGTACGTCGCCAGCTGATCAACTACCACCGGAGCACCAACTACTCGGCGGTCGACCTCGAGCTCATCGAGGAGCTCTACGCCCGCGAGTACGCCGAGCGCGTCGCCGGACGCCGCAGGCTGTTCCTGCGCGGCGCGTCCAGCGTGCAGCACACCGAGGAGGACGACGACGGCGTGCGCGTGCACATCCGCCACCACCCGACCGGCACCGTCGACGAGCTCGAGTGCGACGCCGTCGTCTACGCCACCGGGTTCCTGCCCGCCCGCCTCGACGGCATCCTCGGCGCCCTCTACGACGATCTCGTGCTCGAGGACGGCCACCCGGTGGTGTCGCGGGACTACCGCCTGGCGACCGTGCCGCCGACCGCGGGCGGCCTCTACATCCAGGGCAACACCGAGCACACGCACGGATTGACCTCGTCGCTGCTGTCGAACATCGCGGTCCGCAGCCACGAGATCCTCGACTCGATCGTCACCGCCGCCAACGACCGGCTCAGCCCGGTCGGCAGCGACGCCTGA
- the crgA gene encoding cell division protein CrgA: protein MPKSKVRKKNDFTSRPVSRTPVKVKAGPSSVWFVALFIGLMLFGLLWLLVFQLAATNPIDTPSFLQWMADLGPWNYAIAFAFMITGLLLTMRWR, encoded by the coding sequence ATGCCAAAGTCCAAAGTCCGCAAAAAGAACGACTTCACCTCCAGGCCGGTGAGCCGGACGCCGGTGAAGGTCAAGGCCGGACCGTCCAGTGTCTGGTTCGTCGCTCTGTTCATCGGCCTCATGCTGTTCGGCCTCCTGTGGCTGCTGGTGTTCCAGCTGGCGGCAACGAACCCGATCGACACTCCGTCGTTCTTGCAGTGGATGGCGGATCTCGGTCCGTGGAACTACGCGATCGCCTTTGCTTTCATGATCACCGGTCTGTTGCTCACCATGCGCTGGCGCTGA
- a CDS encoding peptidylprolyl isomerase → MTSPIQTATATLHTNRGDIKIALFGNHAPKTVNNFVGLAQGTKDYSTENASGGTSGPFYDGAIFHRVIDGFMIQGGDPTGTGRGGPGYKFDDEFHPELQFDKPYLLAMANAGPGTNGSQFFITVGKTPHLNRRHTIFGEVVDPESQKVVDAIASTPTDRGDRPTDPVVIESITIA, encoded by the coding sequence GTGACGAGTCCCATTCAGACCGCGACCGCGACCCTGCACACCAACCGCGGCGACATCAAGATCGCACTGTTCGGCAACCACGCTCCCAAGACCGTGAACAACTTCGTCGGCTTGGCGCAGGGCACCAAGGACTACAGCACCGAGAACGCCTCTGGTGGGACGTCCGGTCCGTTCTACGACGGGGCCATCTTCCACCGGGTCATCGACGGCTTCATGATCCAGGGCGGCGACCCCACCGGCACGGGTCGTGGCGGCCCGGGCTACAAGTTCGACGACGAGTTCCACCCCGAGCTGCAGTTCGACAAGCCGTACCTGCTGGCCATGGCCAACGCGGGCCCGGGCACCAACGGCTCGCAGTTCTTCATCACCGTGGGCAAGACGCCGCACCTCAACCGTCGCCACACGATCTTCGGCGAGGTCGTCGATCCGGAGTCGCAGAAGGTCGTCGACGCGATCGCCTCGACCCCGACCGACCGCGGCGACCGTCCGACCGATCCGGTGGTGATCGAGTCCATCACGATCGCCTGA
- a CDS encoding PH domain-containing protein: protein MQQTQWSPSTAGIAGCGTAGLMMAIAAVTVITDAPGRVLAGIAAVGLLTFAIFSLRARPKLAISGEGLVVRGWWRARTFRRDDIDTIRITEFRRLARKVRMLEIDAVDGRLMVFTRWDLGTDPLDVLDALKAAGY, encoded by the coding sequence GTGCAGCAAACTCAGTGGAGCCCGTCGACGGCCGGAATCGCAGGTTGTGGAACAGCCGGACTCATGATGGCTATCGCCGCTGTGACGGTCATCACAGACGCGCCCGGACGTGTTCTTGCCGGCATTGCCGCGGTGGGATTGCTCACGTTCGCAATCTTCTCGTTACGGGCGAGGCCGAAACTGGCAATCTCGGGCGAGGGTCTCGTCGTCCGCGGATGGTGGCGCGCCAGGACGTTCCGGCGCGACGACATCGACACCATCCGCATCACGGAGTTCCGCAGGCTCGCCCGCAAGGTCCGCATGCTCGAGATCGACGCGGTCGACGGCAGGCTCATGGTGTTCACCCGGTGGGATCTGGGCACCGACCCGCTCGACGTGCTCGACGCCCTCAAGGCCGCCGGCTACTGA
- the pknB gene encoding Stk1 family PASTA domain-containing Ser/Thr kinase, giving the protein MTTPQHLSDRYELGEILGFGGMSEVHLARDLRLHRDVAVKVLRADLARDPSFYLRFRREAQNAAALNHPAIVAVYDTGEAETPNGPLPYIVMEYVDGVTLRDIVHTDGPIPPRRAIEIIADACQALNFSHQHGIIHRDVKPANIMISKNNAVKVMDFGIARALADTGNSVTQTAAVIGTAQYLSPEQARGETVDARSDVYSLGCVLYEILTGEPPFIGDSPVAVAYQHVREDPVPPSRRHSDVTPELDAVVLKALAKNPDNRYQTAAEMRADLVRVHSGQAPDAPKVLTDAERSSMLAAPMDRGAPTQGMPVPRPAGYSRDRGNSVARWLIAVAVLAVLTVVVTVAINMVGDRPRDVQVPDVSGQQFDEAVAALQNRGFKTVINRQTDNTVLPGRVISTDPAANSEVAAGDEITINVSAGPEQAQVPDVRDLSPVQARQKLKDAGFEKFKESPSPSTPEQKGRVLATNPPANQLTAITNEITIVVGSGPEDAPVLSCAGQNAESCKAILTAGGFTNTVVVEVDNPASAGQVVGTEPAEGQSVPKDTAIQIRVSKGNQFVMPDLVGQFWSDAYPRLTALGWTGVLDKGPDIRDSGQRTNAVVTQSPAAGTPVNKDAKITLSFAA; this is encoded by the coding sequence ATGACCACGCCTCAGCACCTGTCCGACCGATACGAACTCGGTGAGATTCTCGGCTTCGGCGGCATGTCCGAAGTCCATCTGGCGCGCGATCTGCGCCTTCACCGCGACGTCGCGGTGAAGGTGTTGCGCGCCGACCTTGCCCGCGATCCGAGCTTCTACCTGCGCTTCCGACGCGAGGCGCAGAACGCGGCCGCGCTGAACCACCCCGCGATCGTCGCGGTGTACGACACCGGTGAGGCCGAGACGCCCAACGGTCCGCTGCCGTACATCGTCATGGAGTACGTCGACGGTGTGACGCTGCGCGACATCGTCCACACCGACGGGCCGATCCCGCCGCGGCGCGCCATCGAGATCATCGCCGACGCCTGCCAGGCGCTGAACTTCAGCCATCAGCACGGCATCATCCACCGCGATGTGAAGCCGGCCAACATCATGATCAGCAAGAACAACGCTGTGAAGGTGATGGACTTCGGCATCGCCAGGGCGCTGGCCGACACCGGCAACAGCGTCACGCAGACCGCCGCGGTGATCGGCACGGCGCAGTATCTGTCGCCCGAGCAGGCGCGCGGCGAGACCGTCGACGCGCGGTCGGACGTGTATTCGCTGGGTTGTGTGCTCTACGAGATCCTCACCGGTGAGCCGCCGTTCATCGGGGATTCGCCCGTCGCGGTGGCCTACCAGCATGTGCGGGAGGATCCGGTTCCGCCGTCGCGGCGGCACTCCGATGTCACCCCCGAACTGGACGCGGTGGTGCTCAAGGCGCTGGCCAAGAACCCCGACAACCGTTATCAGACGGCCGCCGAGATGCGGGCGGACCTGGTCCGGGTGCACAGCGGCCAGGCGCCCGACGCCCCCAAGGTGCTCACCGACGCCGAGCGTTCGTCGATGCTCGCCGCGCCGATGGACCGCGGGGCCCCGACCCAGGGCATGCCGGTCCCGCGGCCCGCAGGGTATTCGCGTGACCGTGGCAACTCGGTGGCCCGCTGGCTCATCGCGGTGGCGGTGCTCGCGGTGCTGACCGTGGTGGTGACGGTGGCGATCAACATGGTCGGCGACCGACCACGCGACGTGCAGGTGCCCGACGTGAGCGGTCAGCAGTTCGACGAGGCGGTCGCCGCCCTGCAGAACCGTGGCTTCAAGACCGTCATCAACCGGCAGACCGACAACACCGTGCTGCCCGGGCGCGTGATCAGCACCGACCCGGCGGCCAACAGCGAAGTGGCCGCCGGCGACGAGATCACCATCAACGTCTCCGCCGGTCCGGAGCAGGCCCAGGTGCCGGATGTGAGAGACCTGTCGCCCGTCCAGGCGCGGCAGAAGCTCAAAGACGCCGGGTTCGAGAAGTTCAAGGAGTCGCCGAGCCCGTCGACGCCCGAACAGAAGGGCCGGGTGCTCGCGACCAATCCGCCGGCCAACCAACTCACGGCGATCACCAATGAGATCACCATCGTGGTGGGTTCGGGCCCGGAGGACGCGCCGGTGCTCAGCTGCGCCGGTCAGAACGCCGAGAGCTGCAAGGCGATTCTCACCGCGGGCGGTTTCACGAACACCGTCGTCGTCGAGGTCGACAACCCCGCATCGGCGGGTCAGGTGGTCGGGACCGAACCGGCCGAGGGCCAGTCGGTGCCCAAGGACACCGCGATCCAGATCCGGGTGTCGAAGGGCAACCAGTTCGTGATGCCGGACCTGGTGGGCCAGTTCTGGTCGGACGCCTACCCGCGCCTGACCGCGCTGGGCTGGACCGGTGTGCTCGACAAGGGGCCCGACATCCGCGACAGCGGTCAGCGCACCAACGCCGTGGTGACGCAGAGCCCGGCCGCGGGGACGCCGGTGAACAAGGACGCCAAGATCACGCTGAGCTTCGCTGCGTAG
- a CDS encoding aminodeoxychorismate/anthranilate synthase component II, producing MQVLVVDNYDSFVFNLVQYLGQLGVHAQVWRNDDARLATDDALRQVAADFDGVLLSPGPGTPQRAGASIPLVKACAEAGTPLLGVCLGHQAIGVAFGGTVDRAPELLHGKTSVVHHNGHGVLAGLPDPFTATRYHSLTILPETLPAQLEVVGQTDNGIIMAVRHTELPIHGVQFHPESILTQGGHRMLANWLGFCGAAPDETLVRRLEDEVARAVAAATQRSSA from the coding sequence ATGCAGGTTTTGGTGGTCGACAACTATGACAGCTTCGTGTTCAACCTGGTCCAGTACCTGGGCCAGCTGGGTGTGCACGCGCAGGTCTGGCGTAACGACGACGCCCGGTTGGCCACCGACGACGCGTTGAGGCAGGTCGCCGCCGACTTCGACGGTGTGCTGCTCAGCCCGGGACCGGGCACCCCGCAACGCGCGGGTGCCTCGATCCCGCTGGTGAAGGCGTGCGCCGAGGCGGGCACCCCGCTGCTCGGTGTGTGCCTGGGCCATCAGGCGATCGGGGTGGCGTTCGGCGGCACCGTCGACCGGGCTCCCGAGCTGCTGCACGGCAAGACCAGCGTCGTGCACCACAACGGTCACGGCGTCCTGGCCGGCCTGCCGGATCCGTTCACCGCGACCCGGTACCACTCGCTGACGATCCTGCCCGAGACACTGCCCGCCCAACTCGAGGTCGTCGGGCAGACCGACAACGGCATCATCATGGCGGTCCGTCACACCGAGCTGCCGATTCACGGCGTGCAGTTCCACCCCGAGTCGATCCTGACCCAGGGCGGGCACCGCATGCTGGCCAACTGGCTGGGCTTCTGCGGCGCCGCACCGGACGAGACGCTGGTGCGCCGGCTCGAGGACGAGGTCGCCCGCGCGGTCGCCGCCGCTACGCAGCGAAGCTCAGCGTGA
- the cwsA gene encoding cell wall synthesis protein CwsA, giving the protein MSARADVRLAPRQRLTRGLKYTAVGPVDITRGVLGIGAHTAQATAIELHRRYESGKLQRRLAAAAEAVQESLAALPETIQEAVSPPKKKRRRPLLIAAVAVTVLAGGAAAFSIVRRRSRPQEPPTLAPSVEVAPKP; this is encoded by the coding sequence ATGTCAGCCAGAGCCGATGTCCGATTGGCCCCCCGTCAACGCCTCACCCGGGGCCTGAAGTACACCGCCGTGGGGCCGGTGGACATCACCCGCGGCGTGCTCGGTATCGGCGCCCACACCGCGCAGGCGACCGCGATCGAGCTACACCGCCGCTATGAGTCCGGCAAGCTCCAGCGCAGGCTCGCCGCCGCGGCCGAGGCCGTCCAAGAAAGCCTGGCCGCCCTGCCGGAGACCATCCAGGAGGCGGTGAGTCCCCCGAAGAAGAAGCGCCGCCGGCCGCTGTTGATCGCCGCGGTGGCGGTCACCGTGCTCGCCGGCGGGGCCGCGGCGTTCTCGATCGTGCGACGCCGCAGCCGGCCCCAGGAACCGCCGACGCTGGCGCCGAGCGTCGAGGTCGCGCCCAAGCCCTGA
- the panD gene encoding aspartate 1-decarboxylase, with protein sequence MQRVLLASKIHRATVTQADLHYVGSITIDADLMTAADIVEGEQVHVVDITSGARLVTYAITGASGSGVIGINGAAAHLISPGNLVIIMSFVHLDEAERAEHRANVVHVDADNRIVTIGSDPAQPVPGAADQLVGRA encoded by the coding sequence GTGCAAAGAGTGCTGCTGGCAAGCAAGATTCACCGCGCGACAGTGACTCAAGCGGATCTGCACTACGTCGGATCCATCACGATCGACGCGGACCTGATGACCGCCGCGGACATCGTCGAGGGTGAACAGGTGCACGTCGTGGACATCACCAGCGGCGCACGTCTGGTCACCTACGCCATCACCGGGGCCTCCGGTTCAGGTGTGATCGGCATCAATGGCGCTGCCGCACATCTTATTTCGCCAGGAAATCTGGTGATCATCATGTCGTTCGTACACCTCGACGAAGCCGAACGCGCCGAACACCGGGCCAACGTCGTGCACGTCGACGCCGACAACCGCATCGTCACCATCGGATCCGACCCGGCCCAGCCGGTACCAGGGGCGGCCGATCAGCTGGTGGGACGGGCGTGA
- a CDS encoding DUF881 domain-containing protein, with protein MDQPSRSRWRFGVPVICLLAGLLLAATHGVSGGDEIRRSDSPRLVDLVREAQQSVDRLAAQRDALALEIDSHHGGSPSSHAALDAITARAAELGVDAGMDPMRGPGLVVTLNDAQRDAEGRFPRDAAPDDLVVHQQDIQAVLNALWSAGAEGIQMQDQRIIATSAPRCVGNTLLLNGRTYSPPYVITAIGDAPAMQAALAAAPLVTLYKQYVLRFGLGYTEEPKAEVTLAGHTEPVRMRYAKPAGPLGY; from the coding sequence ATGGACCAGCCCAGCCGATCCCGATGGCGCTTCGGCGTGCCGGTCATCTGCCTGCTCGCCGGTCTGCTGCTGGCCGCCACCCACGGCGTCTCCGGGGGCGACGAGATCCGCCGCAGCGACTCCCCCCGCCTCGTCGACCTGGTGCGCGAGGCGCAACAGTCCGTCGACCGGCTCGCCGCCCAGCGCGACGCGCTCGCCCTCGAGATCGACAGCCACCACGGCGGCTCGCCCAGCTCGCACGCCGCGCTCGACGCGATCACCGCCCGCGCCGCCGAACTCGGCGTCGACGCGGGCATGGATCCCATGCGCGGTCCCGGTCTGGTGGTGACGCTCAACGACGCACAGCGCGACGCCGAGGGCCGGTTCCCCCGCGACGCCGCCCCCGACGATCTCGTCGTCCACCAACAGGACATCCAGGCCGTGCTCAACGCGCTGTGGAGCGCGGGCGCCGAAGGCATCCAGATGCAGGACCAACGCATCATCGCGACGTCGGCGCCGCGCTGCGTCGGCAACACCCTGCTGCTCAACGGCCGCACCTACAGCCCGCCGTACGTCATCACCGCCATCGGCGATGCCCCCGCCATGCAGGCCGCGCTGGCCGCCGCGCCGCTCGTCACGCTGTACAAGCAGTACGTGCTGCGGTTCGGCCTCGGCTACACCGAGGAGCCCAAGGCCGAGGTCACCCTGGCAGGCCACACCGAGCCCGTGCGGATGCGCTACGCGAAACCGGCGGGACCCCTCGGCTACTGA